The Petropleomorpha daqingensis genome includes a window with the following:
- the rlmN gene encoding 23S rRNA (adenine(2503)-C(2))-methyltransferase RlmN: MTALPLVFDAPRRGKPPRHLADLTREEARAAVTELGQPAFRADQLARHFYRGVSDPAQMTDLPAAVREDLTAALLPGLLTPVRHLSADGGRTRKTLWRLHDGALVESVLMRYPDRATVCISSQAGCGMACPFCATGQQGLTRNLSAAEIIGQAVAAAAAMANGEIPGGPGRLSNVVFMGMGEPLANYPRVRKTLDALLTPAPHGLGLSQRSVTVSTVGLVPGIRRLTEEGLHVTLAVSLHAPDDELRDTLVPINTRYTVTEVIEAADAYAARTGRRYSIEYALIRDVNDQPERADLLGRLLADRLAHVNLIPLNPTPGSKWDASPLPAQREFVARLRAAGVATTIRDTRGQEIDGACGQLAAADRVEGVPAVAVPTPSVEPPVELGAEADQ; encoded by the coding sequence ATGACTGCCCTGCCCCTCGTCTTCGACGCCCCCCGCCGCGGCAAGCCGCCGCGCCACCTCGCCGACCTCACCCGCGAGGAGGCCCGGGCCGCGGTGACCGAGCTCGGTCAGCCGGCCTTCCGCGCCGACCAGCTCGCCCGGCACTTCTACCGGGGCGTCAGCGACCCGGCGCAGATGACCGACCTGCCGGCCGCCGTCCGGGAGGACCTGACGGCGGCGCTGCTCCCGGGCCTGCTCACGCCCGTGCGGCACCTGTCGGCCGACGGCGGCCGCACCCGCAAGACGCTGTGGCGGCTGCACGACGGCGCGCTGGTCGAGAGCGTCCTCATGCGCTACCCGGACCGGGCCACGGTGTGCATCTCCAGCCAGGCCGGCTGCGGCATGGCCTGCCCGTTCTGCGCCACCGGCCAGCAGGGCCTGACCCGCAACCTGTCCGCCGCCGAGATCATCGGCCAGGCGGTCGCGGCCGCCGCCGCGATGGCGAACGGCGAGATCCCCGGCGGGCCGGGGCGGCTGTCCAACGTCGTCTTCATGGGCATGGGCGAGCCGCTGGCCAACTACCCGCGGGTGCGCAAGACGCTCGACGCGCTGCTCACCCCCGCCCCCCACGGGCTCGGGCTGTCGCAGCGGTCGGTCACCGTCTCCACCGTCGGGCTCGTGCCCGGCATCCGCCGGCTGACCGAGGAAGGGCTGCACGTCACCCTCGCGGTGAGCCTGCACGCGCCGGACGACGAGCTGCGCGACACCCTCGTGCCGATCAACACCCGCTACACGGTCACCGAGGTGATCGAGGCGGCCGACGCCTACGCCGCGCGCACCGGCCGCCGCTACTCGATCGAGTACGCGCTCATCCGCGACGTCAACGACCAGCCGGAGCGGGCCGACCTGCTCGGCCGGCTGCTGGCCGACCGGCTCGCGCACGTCAACCTCATCCCGCTCAACCCGACCCCGGGCAGCAAGTGGGACGCCAGCCCGCTGCCGGCGCAGCGCGAGTTCGTGGCGCGGCTGCGCGCCGCCGGGGTGGCGACGACGATCCGCGACACCCGGGGCCAGGAGATCGACGGCGCCTGCGGCCAGCTCGCCGCCGCCGATCGCGTCGAGGGCGTGCCGGCGGTCGCCGTCCCGACGCCGTCGGTGGAGCCCCCGGTGGAGCTCGGCGCGGAAGCCGACCAGTGA
- a CDS encoding VIT1/CCC1 transporter family protein: MTEQAATTEAHGHTHADVSGGWLRAAVFGAMDGLVSNTALVAGVGGGGVSSHAIVLTGFAGLISGAISMALGEYTSVKTQNEQLDLEVARERAEMERNPRGEVEELAEMIRSRGVDAALADEVAEQLHRDREAALQLHIVAEIGLSPEDKPSPRTAAVSSLLTFSTGAIFPLLPYLLGLSVLWPALVSGGIGLFVAGALSSRFTPRPWWFAGMRQLLFGAIAAGATYLIGLAIGSAPG; the protein is encoded by the coding sequence GTGACCGAGCAGGCGGCCACCACCGAGGCCCACGGCCACACCCACGCCGACGTCTCCGGCGGCTGGCTGCGCGCCGCAGTCTTCGGCGCGATGGACGGGCTGGTCAGCAACACCGCCCTGGTGGCCGGCGTCGGCGGGGGCGGGGTCTCCTCGCACGCCATCGTGCTCACCGGGTTCGCCGGGCTGATCTCGGGCGCCATCTCGATGGCGCTGGGCGAGTACACGTCGGTGAAGACGCAGAACGAGCAGCTCGACCTCGAGGTCGCCCGGGAGCGGGCCGAGATGGAGCGCAACCCGCGGGGCGAGGTCGAGGAGCTGGCGGAGATGATCCGCTCCCGCGGCGTCGACGCGGCCCTCGCCGACGAGGTCGCCGAGCAGCTGCACCGCGACCGCGAGGCGGCGCTGCAGCTGCACATCGTGGCCGAGATCGGGCTCAGCCCCGAGGACAAGCCTTCTCCGCGGACGGCGGCGGTCTCCTCGCTGCTGACCTTCTCGACCGGCGCGATCTTCCCGCTGCTGCCCTACCTGCTCGGGCTCTCGGTGCTGTGGCCGGCGCTGGTCTCCGGCGGCATCGGGCTGTTCGTCGCCGGCGCGCTGTCGTCGCGGTTCACGCCGCGCCCGTGGTGGTTCGCCGGGATGCGGCAGCTGCTGTTCGGCGCGATCGCGGCCGGTGCGACCTACCTGATCGGCCTGGCGATCGGCTCGGCACCCGGCTAG